The genome window TGCAAAGCGGTTGATTGGCAGGAGATTCAGTGATCCCTTGGTTCAGAAAGATATCAAACATTGGCCATTCAAGGTCATTGAAGGTCCTGGTAATAAGCCTCTGATCATGGTGAACTATAAGGGCGAAGAGAAAATCTTTGTTGCCGAAGAAATCTCGTCTATGGTCCTAACAAAGATGCGTGAGATTGCTGAGGCGTACCTAGACACAACTGTGAATAAAGCGGTTATCACTGTCCCTGCCTACTTCAATGACGCTCAGCGTAAGGCCACAAAGGATGCTGGAAGCATTGCAGGCCTGGATGTCCTGCGTATAATCAATGAACCAACTGCTGCAGCCATTGCTTATGGTCTTGACAAGATGGCAGGTAGGGTTGGCAGGAGAAATGTGTTGATTTTTGATGTGGGTGGTGGTACTGCTGATGTCTCACTACTTACCATTGAAGAGGGTGTCTTTGAAGTGAAGGCTGTTTCTGGAGACACACATCTTGGAGGTGAGGACTTTGATGACAGAATGGTAAAGcattttgttgaaatatttaAGAGGCAGCATAAGGTGGACATTAGTGGAGACTCTAGAGCTCTTAGGAGGTTGAGAACTTATTGTGAGAAAGCAAAGAGGATTCTTTCTTCTGCAATTGAGACTACCATTGAAGTTGATTGTTTATATGGTGGTATTGATTTCTTTTCAACTATTAATTGTGCCAAATTTGCGGAACTCAACATTGATTTGTTCAGGAAGTGTATCGAGCCTGTGAAAAAATGTTTGGCTGATGCTAAGATGGAGAAGAGTTTAGTTGATGATGTTGTTCTTACGGGTGGCTCTTCCAGAATTCCCAAGTTGCAGCAGTTGTTGCAGGACTTCTTTGATGGGAAGGAGCTCTGCAAGAGCATTAATCCGGATGAGGCTGTGGCTTATGGAGCCGCTGTTCAAGCTGCAATCTTGACCGGAACGGGTAATGAGAAAATTCAAGAGATAACACTCTTAGATGTCACCCCTCTGTCCCTCGGTGTAGAGCTTGATGGATTAGAGATGTCTGTTTTGATTCCAAGGAATACTGCAATTCCCACCAAGAAGGAGAGAGACTACACCACTGTCTTTGACAACCAGACTTCTATATGGTTCCAAATTTACGAGGGTGAGAGAGCAAGATCTTGTGATAACAACTTGTTGGGAGAAATTACGATTCCAGTTACTCCAGCACACAGGGGTGCTGCTTATGTAAtagtttgttttgaaattgACATCAATGGTATCTTGAATGTTTCAGCTAAGGATATGATCACTGGTGTGACAAGGAAGGTCACTATTACCAATGAAAAGTCAAGACTGTCCAAAGAAGAGATTGAGAGGATGGTCTGTGATGCAAAGACATATATGGATGAAGATGATGAGCACAGGAAGAAGGTTAAGGCTAAGTTAGATTTGGATAACTATGCCTATGACATGAGAAATGCTATCAATGACAAGATGATTGGCACCTTGCTTGACCCTGAAGTTcagaaaaagattaaagatgCTGTTGAACATGCGATTCAATGGTCATTAGATGACATCCGGGTTGTGGATTTAAAACAATATCAAGACAAGCTGAATTGGCTCGAGAGAATCTGCAATCCCATTAGAGATTGTAGGCAACTACTCTAAATTTGAGTCACCAGTGTTCCTATTTTGACTAAATTGTGTCTAAAACCTTTTGTTCTAGTGTTTTCTTTCTAGTTATTTGGCCTTGTTCAGCAACGGTTGGAAATTTTGAAAACGTCTACGGTCAAATGATAAGGATTAAGATTCAAGCCTTCAACCCATAGCTTGGTCATTGAATTATCTGTTTCATCATACAGCATTACAGCTACGCAATTGAATTTGTAAGGTTTTAataggaaaaaatgaaaatgaaactgGGTAAAGTAGGGAGCTACTAACTAGAAAAGCCCAATTGAAGTAAAATAATTACACCAACCATTTTTTCGCCTTGTTCAGTGAGCAAAATCCAGCCACAAAGcaacccaaacacacacaacatTGGCCCTCTGACACAGTTTAGAAAATAGTAATTCCTGTAGCGTGTTGTAGCCAATGTGGTAAGAGAGAACTTTCCTTGACTGCATTTGGAGCTTGGATTTTGTGACAGGAGTAGAGAATGTGATACAATAATTCTCTTGATAGACTATAGCCTCCAAATTCCAATCATGGTGGTGGCAACCAAGTTTCCAAGTCTAGAATTTTACAAGCATATTGTGCAACCTTATGGGCAGCCTTGTTACACATTCGACTGGTAAGTTAAAGCCTTGAGCTGGGACTTGTTTCTTCCGAAAAAGGATGTCTTTAACGATGATGTCTTATTTGTGGAAAGGTCGCCTTCTATTAATAATAACTCTTTTCTTTGATAGCCATACTCTCCATCACCTATGAGTTTGGTGTCGTAGGAATTTTCCTTGCCAAAGCTGTTATTGATTCTCTTTTATCATCTGTAATTACAATTTCAATACCACCTATCTTACTTTCTTTGCACCTATCCATAAATGCAGGTATGGACTCCATTTATATGtcatcttttttattaaaaaaattatgtgttcATAACAGGTTTACATATGAACTTATGTTATTgatggcatatatatatatatatatatgttgatttaaatattactaaagGAATCGAAATACCAATGTGTTGCCTTAGTGACTAAGGGGCGGACTAGGATGAGTTGTAAATCCAAATGTCCTAAATTCAACCTCTAGCTGGGAATTTATCCA of Quercus lobata isolate SW786 chromosome 8, ValleyOak3.0 Primary Assembly, whole genome shotgun sequence contains these proteins:
- the LOC115958032 gene encoding heat shock cognate 70 kDa protein-like; translation: MGGKGESPAIGIDLGTTYSCVGVWQNDRVEIIPNDQGNRMTPSYVAFNDKERLIGDAAKNQVARNPTNSIFDAKRLIGRRFSDPLVQKDIKHWPFKVIEGPGNKPLIMVNYKGEEKIFVAEEISSMVLTKMREIAEAYLDTTVNKAVITVPAYFNDAQRKATKDAGSIAGLDVLRIINEPTAAAIAYGLDKMAGRVGRRNVLIFDVGGGTADVSLLTIEEGVFEVKAVSGDTHLGGEDFDDRMVKHFVEIFKRQHKVDISGDSRALRRLRTYCEKAKRILSSAIETTIEVDCLYGGIDFFSTINCAKFAELNIDLFRKCIEPVKKCLADAKMEKSLVDDVVLTGGSSRIPKLQQLLQDFFDGKELCKSINPDEAVAYGAAVQAAILTGTGNEKIQEITLLDVTPLSLGVELDGLEMSVLIPRNTAIPTKKERDYTTVFDNQTSIWFQIYEGERARSCDNNLLGEITIPVTPAHRGAAYVIVCFEIDINGILNVSAKDMITGVTRKVTITNEKSRLSKEEIERMVCDAKTYMDEDDEHRKKVKAKLDLDNYAYDMRNAINDKMIGTLLDPEVQKKIKDAVEHAIQWSLDDIRVVDLKQYQDKLNWLERICNPIRDCRQLL